From the genome of Streptomyces xanthophaeus:
CAAGCTGGCCGCGGAGTCCTTCTCCATGGACGCCGTCCTGGACGCCCTCCTCCCGGTCTACGAGGGCGCCCGCGGCGTCAGATGACGTCCCGCCGGTGGTCGTCCACCACCGGGATCGCGCCGCCCGTGGTGCGGCGGCGTTTGTAGATGCTCGTGTACACGGCGAGGCCGATTCCGCCGACCGCCATCATGATCAGGCCGACCAGGTCGAGGTTCACGCTCTCCAGCTCCCAGTCGCTGGCGAAGGTGAGGATGGCACCCACCACGATCAGGACGATGCATCCGCCGATGCCCATGGATCCGCCTTCCGCTGTCGGGACTGTGACCGCGCGGGTACC
Proteins encoded in this window:
- a CDS encoding DUF6458 family protein produces the protein MGIGGCIVLIVVGAILTFASDWELESVNLDLVGLIMMAVGGIGLAVYTSIYKRRRTTGGAIPVVDDHRRDVI